The following are encoded together in the Nyctibius grandis isolate bNycGra1 chromosome 5, bNycGra1.pri, whole genome shotgun sequence genome:
- the NUDT5 gene encoding ADP-sugar pyrophosphatase, whose product MAAETSTEVPKTARQFILKEEVIVEGKWLKLEKTSYTDPFGKTRTWETVKRTGSKKGVSADGVAVIAVLQRTLHYDCVVLVKQFRPPINGYCLEFPAGLIEENETAESAALRELEEETGYKGEVVECTPALCLDPGLSNSTTHIVSVTINGDEAENTRPKQKLDDGEFVEVISLPKNDLLQRIDELIAEEHIAVDARVYTYALALKRAAEKPLQVPFMKF is encoded by the exons ATGGCAGCTGAGACATCCACAGAAGTTCCAAAAACTGCCAGACAATTCATCCTTAAAGAAGAG GTAATTGTAGAAGGAAAATGGTTGAAGCTTGAAAAAACAAGTTATACCGATCCCTTTGGTAAAACCAG AACTTGGGAAACTGTAAAGCGTACAGGCAGCAAAAAGGGTGTTTCAGCTGATG GTGTAGCAGTGATAGCAGTACTACAGAGAACTCTCCACTACGACTGCGTTGTCCTAGTGAAACAGTTCAGGCCTCCAATTAACGGTTATTGCTTGGAATTTCCTGCGG GCCTCATTGAGGAAAACGAGACTGCGGAAAGTGCTGCATTGagagagctggaggaagaaaCTGGGTACAAGGGGGAAGTCGTTGAATGTACTCCag CTCTCTGCTTGGACCCAGGTTTGTCAAACAGCACGACACACATTGTGAGCGTCACCATTAATGGAGATGAGGCTGAGAATACGAGACCTAAGCAAAAACTTG aTGATGGAG AATTTGTGGAAGTTATTTCACTTCCAAAGAATGACCTACTGCAAAGAATTGATG AACTCATAGCAGAAGAACATATCGCAGTGGATGCCAGGGTTTATACTTACGCCTTGGCCCTGAAGCGTGCAGCAGAAAAACCGCTCCAAGTTCCTTTTATGAAGTTCTAA